In Acidobacteriota bacterium, the following proteins share a genomic window:
- a CDS encoding VWA domain-containing protein has product MSRDGSERPSGCAIIAAMKWQGIVLAVLLLAPASAQGQQPLFTSRIDLVHLGVTVVDREGNLVTDLTRDDFEVLEDGRPQEVRYFSLGLASDAETIPLHIGMLLDMSSSMERNDRFQKTAAIRFLNTLTYAADITLVDFDTEVRVGRYGQQDFGRLIERVRGRRPEGYTALYDALGVYLDGAFEQDGRKVLVLYTDGEDTRSRLSMRDARDLLRASDVTVYAIGFQRNLRSRARQRQRMRLGRLTELTGGTAYFPQSLNALEEIYETIVEELDARYSLGFISTNTRRDGSWREVEVRLRPDRADLRRARVRVREGYYALWNEAEASADPR; this is encoded by the coding sequence GTCCGGGTGCGCTATCATCGCGGCCATGAAGTGGCAAGGAATCGTCCTGGCGGTTCTGCTCCTCGCGCCTGCCTCGGCACAGGGACAACAGCCGTTGTTCACCAGTCGGATCGATCTGGTGCACCTCGGCGTCACCGTCGTCGATCGGGAAGGCAACCTGGTGACCGACCTGACGCGCGACGATTTCGAGGTGCTCGAGGACGGCCGTCCCCAGGAGGTGCGCTACTTCTCGCTCGGGCTCGCCAGCGACGCGGAGACGATTCCCCTGCACATCGGCATGCTGCTCGACATGAGCAGCAGCATGGAGCGGAACGACCGGTTCCAGAAGACCGCCGCGATCAGGTTCCTCAACACGTTGACCTATGCCGCCGACATCACGCTGGTCGACTTCGACACCGAGGTGCGGGTGGGCCGCTACGGGCAGCAGGACTTCGGCCGGCTGATCGAGCGCGTGCGGGGGCGTCGGCCCGAAGGCTACACGGCCCTGTACGACGCCCTCGGCGTCTACCTGGACGGCGCGTTCGAGCAGGACGGCCGCAAGGTGCTGGTGCTCTACACGGATGGCGAGGACACCCGCAGCCGCCTCTCGATGCGGGACGCGCGAGATCTGCTGCGGGCGTCCGACGTCACCGTCTACGCCATCGGCTTCCAGCGCAACCTGCGTTCCAGGGCGCGCCAACGGCAGCGGATGCGGCTGGGCCGGCTGACGGAGCTCACCGGGGGCACCGCCTACTTCCCGCAGTCGCTGAACGCGCTCGAGGAGATCTACGAGACGATCGTCGAGGAGCTGGACGCGCGGTACTCGCTCGGGTTCATCTCGACCAACACCCGCCGGGACGGGAGCTGGCGCGAGGTCGAGGTCCGCCTGCGTCCGGACCGCGCCGATCTGCGGCGCGCGAGGGTGCGGGTCCGGGAGGGGTACTACGCGCTCTGGAACGAGGCCGAGGCTTCCGCCGACCCGCGCTGA